In Micromonospora sediminicola, the DNA window GGGCGCGTTCCCCGGCCGTGGTGGTGGCGTACCGGCCGGTGCGGCGGTCCTGCGTCAGCGCGGTGAGGTCGTGGTCGCGTTCGAGCTGGCGGCAGGAGCGCATCGAGCGGGCGTAGTCGTGGCTGTCGCGCCACAACCGGCCGTGTGCGTCGATGCGGCAGGCGACGATGTGGATGTGGTCGTCGCCGTGGCGTACCGCGACCCACGGGTGTCCGGCCAGGCCCATCGTCTCGATGTGCTGGGCGGCGATCGCGGCCCACTGGTTGTCGTCGAGCAGCGGGTCCTGCGGTGCGGTACGCAGGGAGCAGTGCCAGACCGGCCGGGTGATGTCGGGCCGGCGCGAGGCGTAGAACGTCATGTCGGCTGCCCAGGTGTGCCACTGGCGGGGGTCGTCGAGTAGCGCGCCGTCGCCGGTGATCGTGCGCGGGTCGGCGTGTTCCTCGCGGCGGCCCTGCCCGTAGAGGTAGCGGGCCAGGCCCGTGAAGTTCGCCCCCTTGCGGATCTTCCCGATCACCGTCAGCGCCGGCCGGTTCGCGACGCCGCGCGGATCTCGGCGACCGCCGCGCGGACCTCGGCGTACACCGCGGCGGCTTCCCGCTCGGCCGGGTACCGGCGCTGCGTGTTCGCCCACCGGGCAAGCTGGTTGAGGTTGTTCCCGGCCCGCACCAGCGCGGCGTAGGCGTCGACGTCGACCTGGCGCTGCGGCCCGGCCGCCGTCGACGCGCCGGGCGTACGGGCGAGCAGCTCGTTGACGACCGCGCGGACCCACGCGCCGAGTTCGCGGCGGCCGGTCGCCTCCCGCGCTGCCGTCCAGGTGGCGTGCTCGCCCGGGCTCAGCCGCACCCGCACGTCGCGGGTACGTCGTACCGGACCGCCACGCACCATGACCGTTGCACCCCGTTCCCGCCGGCCGTTCCTGACCGTTCCGGAACGATCAGGCTGTTCCCGCGAACGGTGCCCGGCGGGCGTTAGCGGCAGCGCTACCGCAACGGGGGTTGGCGGGAACGGCCCGCAGGGGAACGGGGCCGGGTTGTTCCGCGGCAGCGAGCGCAGCGAGCGGCCGGGAAAGCGGGGGAGGGCGCGGCGGCTGGCAGGCCGGCAAGCGTCCCTGCCGGCATAGCTCGCTGCCCCGGCTGAGCTGCCCCGGTGGCCAGGGAGGGCGTCCAGGCCGCGATGGGCAACGGTCCCGCCGGGAGCTTCCACTCGTCGTTCCGCAGGTCGTTCCGCGGAACGTTCCGCAGGTCATTCCGAAACTGGTTGCTGGCGGTGGTCGTGTTGGCGCAGGCCGGCCCGGGTGGCAACGGGGTTGGTGGCGGGTCGACACGTTCAGCGCGCTCCCGCCGGTCGCGGCGGCGGCGCGCTGACGATCGAGCGACCGTGGAGTTGGGCCAGGGCGGTTACCGGTCACGGGTGTGCCGCCCTGGCGACGATGTGACGCCTCTGCGCAGCGCGTGCGACCCGCTCGACCCGCCGCCGGTGGGTGACGCGAGCGCGGGCCGGCGGCTGGGCTGGGTGGCGTCACTGACGTTGCGCGGGGCCCGAGAATGCAAGGGGGTGTGTCCCGTGTAAGTGGACATCGAGGCCGGGGCGCGGTGTCCGTGATTCCGTGGAATGCCTCCGCGACGGTGGCGGTCGTCAGGTCGGTGATGCCTGGGTGTGTCGGGTGCTCGCCGTGCCGTGCAGCGGTGGGTGGTGGGTGACGGCGCCGCAGTGGCAGGTCCAGGTGTGGTGGCCGCGGTGGGTGTGCGGGGGCGGGCACGGACAGGGTGTCCAGCCGACCTGTCCGCCGGGCTCGCCGGCGGGGTGCCGGCCCGCTCCG includes these proteins:
- the mobC gene encoding plasmid mobilization relaxosome protein MobC, which translates into the protein MVRGGPVRRTRDVRVRLSPGEHATWTAAREATGRRELGAWVRAVVNELLARTPGASTAAGPQRQVDVDAYAALVRAGNNLNQLARWANTQRRYPAEREAAAVYAEVRAAVAEIRAASRTGRR
- a CDS encoding relaxase/mobilization nuclease domain-containing protein, encoding MIGKIRKGANFTGLARYLYGQGRREEHADPRTITGDGALLDDPRQWHTWAADMTFYASRRPDITRPVWHCSLRTAPQDPLLDDNQWAAIAAQHIETMGLAGHPWVAVRHGDDHIHIVACRIDAHGRLWRDSHDYARSMRSCRQLERDHDLTALTQDRRTGRYATTTAGERARAARLGQTPQRVQLREAMHAARTAAAGAGRAGWEHQLAARGVLFAASTTRDGTVIGYRVSLLGWVDAGGEQVWLKASQVDRALSWPRVRAELHGERVDGRHDQTLPDGGRQRTRPDPATTARQGFAAPPKVPVVTRGDAEELLTVLRIRLGQWRNDHQHQRRQPGR